The Aquidulcibacter paucihalophilus genome has a window encoding:
- a CDS encoding acetyl-CoA carboxylase carboxyltransferase subunit alpha — translation MAVHYLEFEKPIADLEAKIEELNLLSATSGSFDAEVEQLRKKAEQLRKKTYASLDPWMKTQVARHPQRPHFVDYVEALFTDFVELKGDRQFGDDQAIIGGLARFRGAPVVLMGHEKGHDTQTRVVHNFGMARPEGYRKAVRLMDLAERYGLPVLTFVDTAGAYPGLGAEERGQAEAIARSTERCLTLGVPSIATITGEGGSGGAIAIAAAGRVLMLEHSIYSVISPEGAAGILWRDGARARDAAMAMKITAPDLVELKIVDRIIPEPIGGAHADREAAIATVGNVLAEELAALSGLSPDQLRKARADRFYAIGRAG, via the coding sequence ATGGCCGTGCACTACCTCGAGTTTGAAAAGCCGATCGCCGATCTGGAGGCGAAGATCGAGGAGCTGAACCTGCTCTCCGCGACCTCCGGCTCGTTCGACGCCGAGGTCGAGCAACTGCGCAAGAAGGCCGAGCAGCTCAGGAAGAAGACCTACGCCAGCCTCGACCCGTGGATGAAGACCCAGGTCGCGCGCCACCCGCAGCGGCCGCATTTCGTCGACTATGTCGAGGCCCTGTTCACCGATTTCGTCGAGCTGAAGGGCGACCGGCAGTTCGGCGACGACCAGGCCATCATCGGCGGCCTCGCGCGGTTCCGCGGTGCCCCCGTGGTGCTCATGGGCCATGAGAAGGGCCACGACACCCAGACCCGCGTCGTACACAATTTCGGCATGGCCCGGCCCGAGGGCTACCGCAAGGCCGTCCGCCTGATGGATCTCGCGGAACGCTACGGCCTGCCGGTCCTGACCTTCGTCGATACCGCCGGCGCCTATCCCGGCCTCGGCGCTGAAGAGCGCGGCCAGGCCGAGGCCATCGCCCGCTCGACCGAACGCTGCCTGACCCTGGGCGTCCCCTCCATCGCCACCATCACCGGCGAGGGCGGCTCCGGCGGCGCTATCGCCATCGCGGCGGCGGGCCGGGTGCTGATGCTGGAGCATTCGATCTATTCGGTGATCTCGCCCGAGGGTGCCGCTGGCATCCTCTGGCGCGACGGCGCGCGTGCCCGCGACGCCGCCATGGCCATGAAGATCACCGCCCCCGACCTGGTCGAGCTCAAGATCGTCGACCGGATCATTCCGGAGCCCATCGGGGGTGCCCATGCCGATCGTGAAGCCGCCATCGCAACAGTGGGCAATGTGCTCGCCGAGGAACTGGCGGCCCTGTCCGGCCTGAGCCCGGATCAACTGCGCAAGGCCCGGGCGGACCGCTTCTACGCCATCGGCCGCGCCGGCTGA
- a CDS encoding response regulator, which produces MSAIGEALRKSAVINLSGAVTMVVDDSPFAIELTSQALMGFGIRPKHTCLGAAEAMDILKEQTIDLLVVDCEMPGINGFELVRWLRRSGLDPNAFVPVIMTAAHIRRPRVSDARDCGASFIITKPFSAATLLERIVWVARDGRPFLEVGDYFGPDRRFRNTPTPPVERRADMIRKKEFEDSQAGSSAAGEAP; this is translated from the coding sequence ATGAGCGCCATCGGCGAGGCGCTACGCAAGAGCGCGGTGATCAACCTCAGTGGTGCGGTCACCATGGTGGTGGACGATTCGCCCTTCGCTATCGAATTGACCAGCCAGGCCCTGATGGGGTTCGGCATCCGCCCCAAACACACCTGCTTGGGCGCCGCGGAGGCCATGGATATCCTCAAGGAGCAGACCATCGATCTGCTTGTGGTCGACTGCGAAATGCCGGGCATCAACGGCTTTGAACTGGTTCGCTGGTTGCGCCGTTCAGGCCTGGACCCGAACGCCTTCGTCCCCGTGATCATGACCGCGGCCCACATCCGCCGCCCGCGCGTGTCCGACGCCCGGGATTGCGGGGCCAGCTTCATCATCACCAAACCGTTCAGCGCGGCCACCCTGCTGGAGCGGATCGTCTGGGTGGCCCGGGACGGTCGCCCCTTCCTCGAGGTCGGCGACTATTTCGGACCGGACCGCCGCTTCCGCAACACCCCCACGCCGCCTGTCGAGCGGCGCGCGGACATGATCCGGAAGAAGGAATTCGAGGACAGCCAGGCCGGCTCTTCGGCCGCGGGAGAAGCCCCTTGA
- a CDS encoding chemotaxis protein CheE, with protein sequence MTVITHPRRKNRLAGMIDSPGGISVGVALEQARANIEVLRGQAMTVVDAGIAALEALPAPSSLAETPGRLDQAYRASTSLLDAAGPFELFDLCRAAAGLCDLIGAIDPEQPFDWRIVTVHARSLRLLQSLPPEAVQERARILESLNEVIERKLNQPG encoded by the coding sequence TTGACCGTCATTACCCATCCGCGTCGCAAGAACAGGCTCGCCGGCATGATCGACTCGCCCGGCGGGATCAGCGTCGGTGTGGCGCTCGAACAGGCCCGCGCCAATATCGAGGTGTTGCGCGGCCAGGCCATGACCGTGGTCGACGCCGGCATTGCAGCCCTTGAGGCCCTGCCGGCCCCGTCCAGTCTTGCCGAAACGCCGGGGAGACTCGACCAGGCCTATCGCGCCTCAACCAGCCTGCTCGATGCGGCCGGCCCCTTCGAACTGTTCGACCTGTGCCGCGCCGCCGCCGGCCTCTGCGACCTGATCGGCGCGATCGACCCGGAGCAGCCCTTTGACTGGCGCATCGTCACCGTGCACGCCCGGTCGCTGAGGCTGTTGCAGTCCCTGCCGCCGGAAGCCGTGCAGGAGCGCGCGCGCATCCTCGAAAGTCTCAACGAGGTTATCGAGCGCAAGCTCAATCAGCCCGGCTGA